The DNA region GGCGGACGGTGAGTGGCTTGAAGCGATCCTGCGTCGCATGGTCAGCGAGTCCGCGCTTGAGCGTCCCGGCCAACGCGTCGCGCTCTCACGATTGACGGAAGTGCTCTTTGTCGAGGTGTTGCGAAACTGGATCAAGTCTCTCGGTCCCGGAGAAGGCGGATGGCTCGGGGCGATATCGGACCCGCATATCGGGCCCGCACTCAAGCTGATCCACGAAAACCCGGAGCGGCCCTGGGCGCTGAGCGACCTCGGCCAGCACGTGGGGCTCGGCCGCTCGGCATTCTCGGCCCGTTTCACCAGGCTCGTCGGCCAGTCCATGCATCGCTATGTCATCGGGCGACGGATGGCAGAAGCGGCGTTCCTGCTCGAAACCAGCGACGAGCCGATCGCACGAATTGCGAGCCGGGTCGGTTACGAGACGGCGGCGGCGTTTTCGAAGCTGTTCCAACGGCATCACGGACTGTCGCCTGGCCGGTACCGAGCGGCTCGACGATCTGACGGCGGAGGAAGGCAAGGGGACGTTCGGGAAGCAGAAGTTGCCGAATGACCCTGCCCCTGGTGTGATGGGCGCGGTCGCGCGCGGCACGCTGAACAACGGCGGCAAGGTCGGCGCGATCATTCCGAGATTTCTCACAAACTGGGAAACGACGATCGATGCGCTGAAGATGGCGCGTCCGATGGCGGTGTTTCGTCGATCATCGACACGATGTAGATGTCGGTGTCCTCAGACGTCATGGTGCCGAGGCACGCGTTCTAGCCACCCTTCACTGCGCCCGCGGTGAGACCGGCGACGATCTGCCGCTGCGCCAGCACCGTGAGCAGCAGCACTGGCGCGGTCACGATCAATGCCGCGGCGGCGAGTGGGCCCCAGCTCAGCTGGTCGAACGAGATCATGTTGTAGACCGCGACCGGCAGCGTGCGGGTCTCGCGCCCGGCCAGCACGATGCCGAACACGAAGTTGTTCCAGGAGAAGATCACCGCGAGGATGAAGGCGACCGCGAGTCCCGGCTTGGCGATCGGCAGCGCGACGTGGCGGAACACCTGCCAGCGCGTGGCGCCGTCGATCAGCGCGGCTTCCTCGAGCTCCAGCGGCGTGGTCTCGAAATAGCCGATCATGATCCAGATCACGATCGGCACCGTGACCACGAGATGGATGATGATCTGCGGCACCAGCGTGCCGAGCAGGCCGAGCCACTGGAACAGCAGGAACAGCGGGATCAGATAGGACAGGCCCGGCGTAATGCGC from Bradyrhizobium genosp. L includes:
- a CDS encoding AraC family transcriptional regulator; translation: MDILAQVLDRVRLGGTLLFHFELGHPWNLELPARPYALFHYLSRGSATLALGQGPEIQMTEGDFVVITRGEPHVFYSDRRAKPLQIIDIDRSSPRLGVVRHGSRAKPLSTMICGNFTVSRPLFGSVLELLPPVLLLKPTADGEWLEAILRRMVSESALERPGQRVALSRLTEVLFVEVLRNWIKSLGPGEGGWLGAISDPHIGPALKLIHENPERPWALSDLGQHVGLGRSAFSARFTRLVGQSMHRYVIGRRMAEAAFLLETSDEPIARIASRVGYETAAAFSKLFQRHHGLSPGRYRAARRSDGGGRQGDVREAEVAE
- a CDS encoding carbohydrate ABC transporter permease, which codes for MSVRQILGRIGLWLSVLVIVSPAILFFLWMASLSLKFEIDNASYPPVFIPENIAWKNYADVFASNRFLTYFMNSLIVTGSATGLAMLVGVPAGYGIARMAAHKSAIVILIARITPGLSYLIPLFLLFQWLGLLGTLVPQIIIHLVVTVPIVIWIMIGYFETTPLELEEAALIDGATRWQVFRHVALPIAKPGLAVAFILAVIFSWNNFVFGIVLAGRETRTLPVAVYNMISFDQLSWGPLAAAALIVTAPVLLLTVLAQRQIVAGLTAGAVKGG